In a single window of the Verrucomicrobiia bacterium genome:
- a CDS encoding immunoglobulin domain-containing protein — protein MKRLLYSLRLLLAAAVVGLCLDSRGAQLVLEQFNQAVADNSPIGLATSWHAISYETAGGVVTDYTLSTPNGNYPTISRANNGGFGGVTGNTVMATFGFSTPSLFWTNAGPALQDSAISNIVFFTKNNANTSTERVVVQIAGQWYAATNIFRDNGGNSVWASNYFAFTREATSWQMLDTNTLTLGATLSNPLPEGNIEAVGLYGIVPVSGKIRMDQFSVNGTPPAAPVVGEPIASPAANVTAPTTLTLEASVFGVPAVSSLQWRKGGIALNNGPSGSGSTLAGATSGQLVITSTSPADSGDYDLIASNSYGATTSAVVVVTVTASAIPPSIASIDTVPVNGISEVGGAPMSITVTASGTGPFTYQWQKGGVPILNETNDVLTLASTFANAGNYAVAVSSAYGSITSAPPTTLTVVDTTAPVITFPLGNTTNIALNAAFSPAYAATDNSGETPGVAISGSVNTSVAGSYAVTVTAWDSALNTNTAVLTVNVWLLNENFDETLADNAAVSAVPGWHASAIATASGQVIDYTTVGGNANFPTISRSATAPGAIDGAPGFLVMGDALNATPSLVWKDTTTILQNQQVTNITFFSRNNSASSVTYVAIRIHTNWYVSSQGFTDTTAGAVPWAAHNFEFNYDASSWQLLDAATLTIIGPVSEPLPNLSISALGFYGVMAAGKIRIDALHVSGKPAAFPPTPPSVSEPLVSPLNRVDNTAWTGTPVTFSATAAGTPPLSYQWRKDGVAIAVTTNVWTLVNPTTSDSGEYDLVVSNPGGSVTSSVVNLTVSSARLFVDQQFNQSTNDPGVIGQVPGWHVLALNLTNLTVTDYTFEPNPPASLNFPNLSRGPGADGAIGYMVMGQGDTVNPVLAWMETPPQLQSGFITNVQFHTRNSFSSSTLQVAVQIGGQWYVSTTSMQDFGGGLVWMPQNFVFTSDAGAWQALDITTLALGDFTVEPLPNQPVTGIGLFGNMYGVATARLRVDGFQVDGFTSLATSPSIQRVYVSGGNLVLRTGTESGRNYVLEATPNLQTPGWTAIATNAGTGGTITNLVPVKPASASEFFRYRIQ, from the coding sequence ATGAAACGACTCCTCTATTCCCTTCGGTTACTGCTGGCCGCAGCGGTGGTTGGTTTATGCCTCGATTCCAGGGGCGCCCAACTGGTCTTGGAACAGTTCAATCAAGCCGTGGCCGACAACAGTCCCATCGGCCTGGCAACCTCCTGGCACGCCATCTCCTACGAAACTGCGGGAGGCGTTGTTACCGATTACACATTGTCGACCCCCAACGGCAACTATCCGACAATTTCCCGGGCGAACAACGGTGGTTTCGGCGGTGTGACAGGGAACACGGTGATGGCCACCTTCGGTTTTTCCACACCGTCCCTGTTCTGGACCAATGCGGGGCCGGCGTTGCAGGACAGTGCGATCAGCAACATCGTTTTCTTCACGAAGAACAACGCCAACACCAGCACCGAGCGGGTCGTCGTTCAGATCGCGGGCCAATGGTACGCAGCAACGAACATCTTCAGGGACAACGGTGGCAACAGCGTTTGGGCATCGAACTATTTTGCATTTACCCGTGAGGCCACGTCCTGGCAAATGCTCGACACAAACACACTGACCCTCGGCGCCACTCTCAGCAATCCGCTGCCGGAAGGGAATATCGAGGCAGTGGGGCTCTATGGAATCGTTCCCGTCTCAGGAAAAATCCGGATGGATCAATTCTCGGTCAACGGCACCCCGCCCGCCGCTCCCGTGGTCGGCGAACCGATTGCCTCGCCCGCTGCAAATGTCACTGCTCCGACCACGCTCACCCTGGAAGCCTCCGTCTTTGGGGTCCCCGCTGTATCCAGCCTTCAATGGCGCAAGGGCGGCATCGCGCTGAACAACGGGCCGAGTGGAAGCGGATCAACGCTCGCAGGCGCAACCAGTGGACAACTGGTGATTACCTCGACGAGCCCAGCTGATTCCGGAGATTACGATCTGATCGCCAGCAACAGTTACGGCGCCACGACGAGCGCCGTTGTGGTTGTTACTGTCACTGCGTCGGCAATTCCCCCTTCCATCGCCAGCATCGACACTGTTCCGGTCAACGGCATCAGCGAAGTGGGCGGTGCGCCAATGAGCATCACCGTAACCGCGAGCGGCACGGGACCGTTCACTTACCAATGGCAGAAAGGCGGTGTGCCCATTCTGAATGAAACCAATGACGTCCTGACCCTGGCCTCGACGTTTGCCAATGCCGGGAATTATGCGGTGGCTGTCAGCAGCGCTTACGGCAGCATCACCAGCGCGCCGCCGACCACACTCACGGTGGTGGACACAACGGCGCCGGTCATCACGTTTCCGCTTGGCAACACAACGAACATCGCCTTGAACGCCGCCTTCTCCCCGGCTTATGCAGCCACCGACAACAGCGGTGAAACGCCCGGAGTTGCGATCTCAGGCAGTGTGAACACGAGCGTCGCGGGCAGTTATGCCGTCACCGTCACAGCGTGGGATTCCGCGCTGAACACCAATACAGCTGTGCTCACCGTGAACGTCTGGCTGCTTAACGAGAACTTCGATGAAACCTTAGCGGACAATGCCGCGGTCTCCGCCGTTCCAGGCTGGCACGCCTCTGCCATTGCGACGGCCTCAGGGCAGGTCATCGATTACACCACCGTGGGTGGCAACGCCAATTTTCCAACGATCTCACGCAGTGCGACAGCGCCCGGCGCCATTGACGGAGCTCCAGGTTTCCTCGTCATGGGCGACGCTTTGAATGCCACCCCGAGCCTCGTGTGGAAGGACACGACCACGATCCTGCAGAATCAGCAGGTGACCAATATCACCTTCTTCTCGCGCAACAATTCGGCGTCATCGGTGACTTACGTCGCGATTCGCATTCACACCAATTGGTATGTGTCGTCGCAGGGCTTCACCGACACGACCGCGGGCGCGGTGCCATGGGCAGCCCACAATTTCGAGTTCAACTACGACGCGTCCTCCTGGCAGCTGCTGGACGCGGCGACGCTCACGATCATCGGGCCAGTTTCCGAGCCGTTGCCCAACCTGAGCATCTCCGCCCTGGGTTTCTATGGCGTAATGGCGGCCGGAAAAATTCGTATTGATGCGCTTCACGTTTCGGGAAAGCCGGCAGCCTTCCCCCCGACCCCGCCGTCTGTGAGCGAGCCTCTGGTCTCGCCGCTGAACCGCGTGGACAACACTGCCTGGACTGGCACGCCCGTGACGTTCTCGGCGACCGCAGCAGGCACACCGCCTCTGTCGTATCAATGGCGCAAGGATGGTGTTGCCATTGCGGTTACAACCAATGTCTGGACGCTGGTGAATCCAACCACATCCGACAGCGGCGAGTATGATCTCGTTGTTTCCAATCCTGGCGGATCGGTTACCAGCTCCGTTGTAAACCTGACGGTGAGTTCCGCGAGACTCTTCGTGGATCAACAGTTCAACCAATCGACCAATGACCCTGGAGTCATAGGCCAGGTTCCTGGATGGCATGTGCTGGCATTGAACCTGACTAACTTGACGGTGACGGATTACACGTTCGAGCCCAATCCACCAGCGAGTTTGAACTTCCCGAACTTGTCGCGTGGTCCGGGTGCGGACGGGGCCATTGGGTACATGGTAATGGGACAGGGCGACACCGTGAATCCGGTTCTCGCCTGGATGGAAACCCCGCCCCAGCTGCAAAGTGGATTCATCACGAACGTGCAGTTTCATACCCGAAACTCATTTTCTTCCAGCACGCTGCAGGTGGCTGTTCAAATCGGCGGGCAATGGTATGTCTCAACCACGTCCATGCAGGATTTTGGAGGAGGGCTGGTGTGGATGCCGCAGAACTTCGTCTTCACGAGCGATGCAGGGGCATGGCAGGCGTTGGACATCACCACACTGGCGCTGGGCGATTTCACCGTGGAACCGTTGCCGAACCAACCTGTCACAGGCATTGGTTTGTTTGGCAATATGTATGGAGTGGCAACGGCGCGGCTTCGCGTGGACGGGTTTCAAGTGGATGGTTTCACAAGCCTTGCAACTTCGCCCAGCATTCAGCGGGTGTATGTGAGCGGCGGCAACCTGGTATTGCGCACGGGGACCGAAAGCGGCCGCAACTACGTCCTCGAGGCCACTCCCAATCTTCAAACGCCAGGCTGGACGGCGATTGCAACAAACGCCGGAACGGGTGGAACCATTACGAACCTGGTGCCAGTGAAGCCAGCAAGCGCATCGGAGTTTTTCCGGTATCGCATCCAGTAA
- a CDS encoding DUF1559 domain-containing protein, whose translation MRVTLGGSTCGLSPTGLQNIKPGRTKRPDGSCSGFTLIELLVVIAIIAILAAMLLPALSRAKSKARQTSCLNNLRQVGIAAHMYVGDHGMYPGCAWVGAGGSHYYVWPVRLLGSMGEKRQAFWCPAADTRSSWDRNNNLTLGGINPQGAFDPFGITANTLFSYGYNNWGLNIDNPMQLGLGGDINGPLSKGQLRDSAVRNPSEMIMVADAKVGGDGGSFPGTPPYFDGSLDPTTESQWPSNRHQKRTVIMFADGHVESPRRSEVIDSKPNAPWRNRWNNDNQPHNEVTWVVNPARESLTDR comes from the coding sequence ATGCGCGTGACATTGGGAGGATCAACATGTGGCCTCAGCCCGACTGGCCTCCAGAACATCAAGCCCGGTCGGACGAAACGGCCGGACGGATCGTGCAGCGGCTTCACGCTCATCGAACTGCTCGTCGTCATTGCAATCATTGCGATCCTCGCTGCGATGTTGTTGCCTGCGTTGAGCCGCGCCAAATCCAAGGCACGGCAAACGTCGTGCCTGAATAATCTGCGCCAGGTTGGAATCGCCGCGCACATGTATGTCGGCGACCATGGTATGTATCCGGGTTGCGCGTGGGTCGGCGCAGGAGGCTCGCATTATTACGTCTGGCCGGTCCGCCTTCTGGGATCCATGGGGGAAAAGCGACAGGCGTTTTGGTGTCCCGCGGCTGACACGAGATCTTCATGGGATCGGAACAACAATCTGACCCTGGGCGGCATCAATCCCCAGGGAGCGTTCGATCCGTTCGGCATCACCGCAAACACGCTGTTCTCCTACGGATACAACAACTGGGGATTGAACATCGATAACCCCATGCAACTCGGCCTCGGCGGCGACATCAATGGTCCTCTGTCGAAAGGCCAACTCAGGGATTCTGCGGTTCGGAATCCATCGGAGATGATCATGGTTGCGGACGCCAAGGTGGGCGGCGATGGGGGATCGTTTCCCGGGACTCCGCCGTACTTCGACGGCAGTCTCGACCCAACGACGGAATCGCAATGGCCCTCCAACCGGCATCAAAAGAGAACCGTGATTATGTTCGCTGACGGTCACGTTGAAAGTCCGCGGCGCAGCGAAGTAATCGATTCGAAACCCAACGCACCATGGCGGAACCGATGGAACAACGACAACCAGCCGCACAATGAAGTGACATGGGTTGTGAATCCCGCCCGCGAAAGCCTGACCGACCGCTGA